In a single window of the Elaeis guineensis isolate ETL-2024a chromosome 8, EG11, whole genome shotgun sequence genome:
- the LOC105050671 gene encoding uncharacterized protein — protein sequence MEMGKNIKKRLAFVLIDGLGDVSLPRFQYQTPLQVAKTLNLDAIASAGVNGLMDPVEAGLACGSDTAHLSILGYDPRIYYRGRGAFESMGAGLAMSPGDIAFKSNFATMDENTGIVTSRRADRHFEEEGPILCAALDGMKLPSFPEYEVRVKYATEHRCGVVVKGPKLSGNISGTDPLKDNRLLLKAEALEDTEEAKNTAAVVNELSKEMSQILVSHPLNAKRAAEGKNIANVVLLRGCGIRIEVPAFEKQHGLSPCMVAPTKIIAGLGLSLGIDILEAPGATGDYRTLLTSKATAIAKALSAPLKPTPSVFVPGEDEHKPGRPDGYDFGFLHIKAIDDAGHDKASILKVRALEAVDRAIGQLTRFLWEAEKSGNFQYYLCVTGDHSTPVEYGDHSFEPVPFALCRLKDFVSVVEEANVLRTPLETFPLPSVKAGEDLREEIEMFNSRSDGRRAFGGDSVSEFSEIAAARGCLGRFPGSEMMGVIKEFLRLKND from the exons ATGGAAATGGGCAAGAATATCAAGAAAAGGCTCGCATTTGTACTAATTGATGGGTTAGGTGATGTATCTCTGCCAAGGTTTCAATACCAGACACCTCTTCAAGTTGCAAAGACCCTCAATTTGGATGCAATTGCCTCTGCTGGAGTTAATGGGCTCATGGATCCTGTGGAGGCGGGCCTGGCGTGTGGGAGTGACACTGCACACCTTTCTATATTGGGTTATGATCCGAGAATCTATTATCGAGGTCGTGGGGCATTTGAGTCAATGGGTGCTGGATTGGCCATGTCGCCAGGAGATATCGCTTTCAAG TCAAATTTTGCTACCATGGACGAGAACACTGGAATTGTGACCAGCAGGAGAGCTGATCGGCATTTTGAGGAAGAGGGTCCAATTCTTTGTGCAGCTTTGGATGGAATGAAGCTCCCATCTTTTCCTGAATATGAAGTGAGAGTCAA ATATGCCACTGAGCATAGATGTGGGGTAGTTGTTAAGGGTCCAAAGTTGAGTGGAAATATTTCTGGGACTGACCCATTAAAAGACAATCGATTACTTCTGAAAGCAGAAGCTCTGGAAGATACAGAGGAAGCAAAGAACACAGCAGCAGTGGTCAATGAACTTTCTAAAGAAATGTCACAAATTCTGGTATCTCATCCTTTGAATGCAAAACGGGCTGCGGAAGGGAAAAATATTGCAAATGTTGTTCTCTTGCGAGGTTGTGGCATTCGAATTGAG GTTCCTGCTTTTGAGAAGCAGCATGGGTTATCACCATGCATGGTAGCTCCCACCAAGATTATAGCAGGGTTGGGTCTATCATTGGGTATCGATATCCTTGAAGCCCCTGGAGCAACTGGAGATTATCGAACTCTGCTGACCTCCAAAGCTACAGCTATAGCAAAGGCACTTTCTGCACCACTAAAGCCAACCCCATCTGTTTTTGTACCTGGGGAAGATGAACATAAACCAGGCCGACCAGATGGATACGACTTCGGGTTCCTCCACATCAAG GCAATAGACGATGCTGGTCATGACAAGGCAAGTATATTGAAAGTCCGAGCATTGGAAGCAGTAGACCGGGCCATTGGTCAGCTGACAAGATTCCTCTGGGAGGCTGAAAAATCTGGGAACTTCCAGTATTACCTGTGTGTCACTGGAGATCATTCCACTCCAGTGGAGTACGGTGATCATAGCTTCGAACCTGTCCCATTTGCATTATGCCGGCTGAAGGACTTCGTCAGCGTTGTAGAGGAGGCAAATGTGCTCCGAACTCCCCTTGAAACTTTCCCACTTCCTTCAGTCAAGGCTGGTGAAGATTTAAGGGAAGAAATAGAAATGTTCAATAGCAGAAGTGATGGACGCAGAGCCTTTGGTGGTGATTCAGTCTCTGAGTTCAGTGAGATTGCAGCTGCAAGGGGTTGCCTTGGAAGGTTCCCTGGAAGCGAGATGATGGGCGTGATAAAGGAATTCCTCAGGCTAAAGAATGACTAG